The Pecten maximus chromosome 14, xPecMax1.1, whole genome shotgun sequence genome includes a region encoding these proteins:
- the LOC117342492 gene encoding LOW QUALITY PROTEIN: uncharacterized protein LOC117342492 (The sequence of the model RefSeq protein was modified relative to this genomic sequence to represent the inferred CDS: deleted 2 bases in 1 codon; substituted 1 base at 1 genomic stop codon), with protein MADKDDTERKKSGKTNTMKAGSKTDGSNEDSSRINSGKSGKSNVLSTRGGTGRASARSGGTATGHVDKQRVDSGRSDRTYIVATRDGSGRSGKSNVLATRDGSGRISARSVTGNGRASASKEETKIDESQISDTSTGNGKREGSGKTGENNAQTGQNESERAATRNEDMARAGSGRTVSVREGSKSRTDDTSNGNTKREGSGKSLKSNIHTTRNGSGKETISNKDTVRAGSGRASKSNGDIAQEHVSEQRARDSGSNDSEKADTTKGNMDQERLERENTGNRGNEQDGTELEMNENKREKSGMSVSAKEDIAREQSARSDKSTTGSKRFGPGKTDVTNEDTDPRMSGKSGKMDKEVKQEGSGKENANNKSNSRETSGKLETGNKVKSGQKTENKDGETKSGNVETKSKESKEQGLGRANSADLALEELTRLNTFTEEGDIDKINFFRICKCLVEHIPLILADILAIYVSPKKLRSAIQKKKTLQLSHNQNHVIDEGKVPDYSKFDITLFHLLFCNLCPKCPKPSHDWGVYPKASVEDTVGDDIERIRKLKNNAYGHLDYCLLPTTKFKRMWGDFGDLISRLEKLVKRATYKKAFDELGNTRINHLVDEEHVRTLKEWRDMDTQLDIKTGETLKELEPEFRKTRKSIDKMKRNRCSQPGILSKSRNDPDSIKFQMESMEESLLDSRKNVRQTKWSKKGRIRHLIALRNDIQKIRETTKINVQKLDGMRAYTKALLGDFEEYVKPSLIETQNFNMAKRIFADFGFVFLIGLPGEGKTSIGMDLLNQPYRDDLEQPIRLILTSPKQFTETIDPTRKYTLFIDDIFGKLCKDQSLIDGWTGLLEMMMPLFHKKRIRVIMTSRPYIYKDCSSLPAIRKHIRSRLVLNLMERDNKHVALERRQILEIQTKTQKALVPEELVSIILKSTPANFGFPVCTRLLLTSRVKQAFKTPRQYFIEEFDNLFMTNHTKYVALAMVFLVYSDIVYENQDHPRQLSVQLNRLFKAKDLTPKAIENALKSMENVYVFYSKANKCYQFIHDVLHEAMCQSLSKHYPRKLIASSPLVYLNYFSITKNTQHQYDMTLNTEKDTAVHFPVVHQIALKERIAQELATKQPENFMKVAGMKTWQLDEASNFQDVFLTRDTSGVPLLVYAAMVSNVDLTQAILETIPIRSDEMAADIYNALVESCRRGNQRCFFCLLNEWKGKMNSEMALAAAEGGDVGILKHIMQQVDVGVRNKDGDTLLMIAAEKGHLACAKLLTGIDVSIVKETGSKKGGVLHSAVQGQNDDVINWLIKRVADDLSVDETDELFAKRDSNGRTVLHTAICEQNIGIAQVLLEVFDFSYLSITDNNGENVWHLANYNVKRSWXYMLNNVSEIVTSSDDSGGTALHHAAAGGSVRIFNELLQAGLSPYGTTNDGNTVLHRAALHCRLEAVKYILHSIPDITKKKNSSKWTALHSAAAGGSVGVFNELVKAKLDPFDRTNDGCTVVHIAALNIHEELIRFLVSSREELLSLTNDDGETALHSAAVGGDINVFDVLMNAGLSPTAKTKDGRTVLQIAAYFGRTKLVKHIIASQPDTIMLRDMSMRTALHYAAVDGNIHMFTDLLNAGLQPRTVTVDKVSVLHIAAYNGNINLVRYLKRNHSEIFPLKDDQDRTALHAAAAGGNVTVFMELSRAELSPTSVTKSGATSLHLAAYTGKIELLKEIIDKFSHIVPLVDNQGNTAMHFAAAGGHVNILPQLTKAGLSPTSVTNEGSTILHLAVGSGRVEMVTHVINNITEIIPTVNKYGETVMHHAAAAGTVYVFHKLTQADLSPEGKTRDGLSVLHVASFSGKLELVRHIISNIANVVSVSDDSHWTALHSASAGGHVNTFAELVRSGFSPKSVTSDESTVLHLAAFNGNADLSMYIKSNIPNIVQALDSEGWNALHAAASSGSLDTYKELVQAGLSPTTSTKGGSSVLHISAYYGHADLVKYIIKTTPQLVSLVDKAGRTALHDAAASGNMDVYNELINAGLSPTDSPHDGTTVLHIAAENCHSDLARHIIIKTPDIVLYMDRTGKTALHAAAAGGTWALFKKVCQFGISPKCTTDNGSTVLHIAAEHGNVPLVKTLVQGISELVQIVDDEGRTAMHFAAAGGNADVFDLLLKAGLTPEPAPNSSNTVLHVAAYRAHIDLVRYVIRNLPEMVPLTDESGWTALHYAAAAGNMQVFFILLKAGLSPRHVTHDGSTVLHKAAFCGNLELVEFILEVVPAIIPKSDSSNWTAIHSASAGGSVNIFTTLIGIGLSPRKVTSGGSTVLHIAAYNGRFNLVEFIIDHIQDIIHLIDESGKSGLHYAAAGGNVKVFNELVHAGLSPQATTKDGSTVLHIAATNSRKELVQYIIENNPILIPQEDASGWNALHAAAAVGCIEVVSLLIEAGMSPGVPTQIGRTILHVAAYKSQILLVRHIVKHYKDIIHITDNTGNTAMHSAAAGGNVGVFIELIHAGIPPQATTQDGSTLLHIAANNGKTDIARYIIQYIKDIVPVTNDTGRSALHCAASGRNTAVFDDLVRAGLSPSDKTKAGKTVLHEAAYSGKPDFIRRIAKKFPKILQITDESGRTALHYVAAGGNVEAFNALVMAGLSAGDITKDGSSVLHIASFNGNLELVIHIVDNILEIIPMIDSSGKTALHHAAAGGNVEVFVELLQAGLSPKTTTNDGSTVLHIASYNGKLDLVQYIIRATSDVLPLADESGRTALHYAAAGGNVDVFIELVEAGLSPSSKTSSGSTVLHLAAATAQLNLVEHILTTNQNFIYSTDSQGRTALHVAAGKNGSSEVFDSLVKEGLSPMLKDKHGNTPLDLANTLIHQHVKKNHAEFHASYQRIKTPRPEDSVDEQEKMSPAKEKNKNQKSKACVIQ; from the exons ATGGCAGACAAAGATGATACGGAACGAAAGAAATCTGGAAAGACAAATACAATGAAAGCAGGATCGAAAACCGACGGTAGTAACGAGGACTCGAGTCGCATTAACTCTGGAAAGTCAGGGAAAAGCAATGTACTGTCAACACGAGGAGGGACTGGACGAGCATCAGCTAGATCTGGAGGAACTGCTACGGGTCACGTAGACAAGCAGCGTGTGGACTCTGGGAGGTCGGATAGAACTTACATAGTGGCGACACGAGATGGGTCTGGGAGATCAGGTAAAAGTAATGTGCTGGCGACACGAGATGGGTCTGGGAGGATATCAGCTAGATCTGTCACAGGCAACGGAAGAGCAAGTGCAAGCAAAGAAGAAACAAAGATAGATGAATCTCAAATATCAGATACTAGCACAGGAAACGGAAAACGCGAAGGATCCGGAAAAACAGGCGAGAACAACGCTCAGACAGGACAGAACGAGTCTGAACGAGCTGCTACTAGAAATGAAGATATGGCCCGAGCAGGATCAGGAAGGACAGTTTCAGTAAGAGAAGGGTCTAAATCTCGAACGGATGACACCAGCAATGGAAACACCAAACGAGAAGGATCGGGGAAATCGTTAAAAAGCAATATACATACGACAAGAAATGGGTCTGGAAAAGAAACAATTAGCAACAAAGACACAGTACGCGCAGGATCGGGAAGAGCCAGCAAAAGCAATGGTGACATAGCTCAAGAGCATGTGTCTGAGCAGAGAGCACGGGATTCAGGGTCCAATGACTCTGAAAAGGCAGATACTACCAAAGGAAACATGGATCAGGAGAGGTTAGAAAGAGAAAACACAGGCAATAGAGGTAATGAGCAAGATGGAACTGAACTGGAAATGAACGAGAACAAGAGGGAGAAGAGTGGAATGTCAGTATCAGCCAAGGAGGATATCGCTAGAGAACAATCAGCAAGATCAGATAAAAGCACTACGGGGAGTAAACGATTTGGGCCTGGAAAGACAGATGTTACCAATGAAGATACAGACCCTCGGATGTCTGGAAAGTCAGGTAAGATGGACAAAGAAGTGAAACAAGAAGGCTCTGGCAAGGAAAACGCTAATAACAAAAGTAATTCGAGAGAGACATCTGGAAAGTTAGAAACAGGCAACAAAGTAAAAAGTGGTCAGAAGACGGAGAATAAAGACGGTGAAACAAAATCTGGCAACGTGGAAACTAAAAGTAAGGAAAGTAAGGAACAAGGCCTGGGAAGGGCAAACTCAGCAGATTTAGCACTTGAAGAATTAACAAGGTTGAACACTTTCACAGAAGAAGGTGATATTGACAAGATTAACTTCTTCCGGATATGCAAGTGCTTAGTGGAACATATCCCATTGATATTAGCAGATATTTTAGCTATATACGTTTCACCAAAGAAGCTTAGATCTGCCATTCAGAAGAAGAAGACTTTGCAGCTAAGTCACAATCAAAACCACGTCATCGATGAAGGGAAGGTTCCAGATTATTCCAAGTTCGACATAACCTTATTTCACTTATTGTTTTGCAACTTATGCCCGAAATGTCCAAAACCGTCCCATGACTGGGGTGTATATCCAAAGGCTAGTGTGGAAGACACAGTTGGGGATGATATAGAGCGAATTCGGAAGCTTAAGAATAATGCCTACGGCCATCTTGATTATTGCTTACTCCCAACCACGAAATTCAAACGGATGTGGGGGGACTTTGGCGATTTGATCAGTCGCCTAGAAAAGCTTGTGAAGCGCGCCACTTACAAGAAGGCATTTGATGAACTGGGAAACACCAGGATAAATCACTTGGTGGACGAGGAGCATGTACGAACCCTGAAGGAATGGAGGGATATGGATACACAACTCGACATCAAAACAGGAG aaacTCTGAAAGAACTTGAGCCAGAATTCAGAAAGACTAGGAAAAGCATTGACAAGATGAAAAGGAATAGATGCAGTCAGCCAG GAATTCTCTCCAAAAGTCGCAATGATCCTGACTCGATAAAGTTCCAAATGGAATCCATGGAGGAAAGTCTTCTCGACTCACGGAAGAATGTGCGCCAAACTAAAT GGTCAAAGAAAGGACGCATTCGACATCTTATTGCTCTGAGGAATG ATATCCAGAAAATCCGAGAAACCACAAAAATCAATGTACAAAAACTGGACGGAATGCGAG CTTACACCAAAGCGTTGCTAGGCGATTTCGAGGAGTATGTGAAACCATCCTTAATAGAAACTCAGAACTTCAATATGGCAAAACGGATATTTGCGGATTTTGGTTTCGTATTTCTAATTGGACTTCCGGGTGAAGGTAAAACCAGCATTGGAATGGACTTACTTAATCAGCCATACCGAGACGATTTGGAACAACCTATACGACTGATCCTCACGTCACCCAAACAGTTTACAGAAACCATCGACCCCACCAGGAAATACACTCTCTTCATCGATGACATATTTGGGAAGTTGTGTAAAGATCAATCGCTTATCGATGGTTGGACTGGTCTGTTAGAAATGATGATGCCACTCTTCCACAAGAAACGGATCCGCGTTATAATGACCAGTCGTCCTTACATCTACAAGGACTGTTCATCTTTGCCTGCCATTCGCAAGCATATCCGTTCTCGATTAGTATTGAATTTAATGGAACGAGATAATAAACACGTTGCTCTTGAAAGAAGACAGATTTTAGAAATACAAACTAAAACCCAAAAAGCTCTAGTTCCAGAGGAGCTGGTGAGTATCATATTGAAATCAACTCCTGCTAACTTCGGATTCCCTGTCTGCACAAGGCTCCTCCTCACATCAAGAGTAAAACAAGCCTTCAAGACACCACGGCAGTATTTCATCGAAGAGTTCGACAATCTGTTTATGACAAACCACACAAAGTATGTGGCGCTTGCGATGGTGTTTCTAGTATATTCCGATATTGTTTACGAAAACCAGGATCATCCAAGACAACTCAGCGTACAGCTTAACCGTTTATTCAAAGCAAAGGACTTGACCCCAAAGGCAATCGAGAACGCACTGAAAAGTATGGAAAACGTGTATGTGTTTTATTCTAAAGCTAATAAGTGCTATCAGTTTATTCATGATGTTCTGCACGAAGCAATGTGTCAGTCTTTGTCTAAACACTATCCTCGAAAGTTGATAGCGTCTTCGCCTTTGGTATATCTAAACTATTTCTCGATAACCAAgaacacacaacaccagtatgACATGACACTAAACACGGAGAAGGATACAGCCGTCCACTTTCCTGTCGTTCACCAAATAGCCCTCAAGGAAAGAATCGCACAAGAATTAGCTACAAAACAGCCGGAAAACTTCATGAAAGTAGCTGGAATGAAAACTTGGCAGTTGGATGAGGCTTCAAATTTCCAGGATGTATTTCTTACTCGTGATACGTCAGGGGTTCCTCTTCTTGTGTATGCCGCAATGGTTTCAAACGTCGATCTAACGCAAGCCATATTGGAAACAATTCCTATACGTAGCGATGAGATGGCAGCGGATATCTATAACGCCTTGGTAGAATCATGCAGACGTGGGAATCAGAGGTGTTTCTTCTGTTTGCTTAATGAATGGAAAGGGAAAATGAACTCTGAAATGGCCCTTGCTGCTGCCGAAGGAGGTGACGTGGGTATATTGAAACACATTATGCAGCAGGTTGATGTGGGAGTTCGTAATAAAGATGGCGATACTTTACTCATGATAGCCGCAGAGAAGGGACATCTAGCTTGTGCAAAACTTTTGACAGGCATTGACGTATCAATAGTAAAAGAAACGGGATCTAAAAAGGGAGGGGTGTTACATTCCGCTGTACAAGGCCAGAATGACGATGTCATAAACTGGCTGATCAAGAGAGTCGCTGACGACTTGTCGGTAGATGAAACGGACGAATTATTTGCGAAAAGGGACAGCAATGGTCGAACGGTTCTACACACAGCTATCTGTGAACAGAACATTGGGATAGCACAGGTGCTACTCGAGGTTTTTGACTTCAGTTACCTCAGCATTACTGACAATAACGGAGAAAATGTTTGGCATCTAGCGAACTATAACGTAAAGAGGAGTTGGTA GTACATGCTGAACAATGTATCGGAAATCGTCACATCATCTGACGATTCCGGAGGGACAGCTCTGCACCATGCGGCTGCAGGAGGGAGCGTCAGAATTTTCAATGAATTACTTCAAGCTGGCCTTTCGCCATACGGAACAACAAACGACGGAAATACAGTACTTCACAGGGCAGCACTTCATTGCAGACTTGAAGCTGTCAAATATATACTGCATTCAATACCGGACATAACAAAGAAAAAGAACTCTTCAAAGTGGACTGCTCTCCATTCCGCTGCAGCAGGCGGAAGTGTTGGAGTATTCAATGAACTTGTAAAAGCGAAGTTAGATCCATTTGATCGAACAAATGACGGATGTACAGTGGTTCACATTGCAGCACTAAATATTCACGAGGAATTAATAAGATTTCTTGTTTCGAGTAGAGAGGAACTACTGTCCTTGACAAACGATGATGGAGAAACTGCACTGCATTCTGCCGCAGTTGGTGGTGATATCAATGTGTTCGATGTACTAATGAATGCGGGCTTGTCCCCTACAGCTAAAACAAAAGACGGTAGAACTGTTTTGCAAATAGCGGCGTACTTCGGACGAACAAAGCTCGTGAAACACATCATCGCTTCCCAGCCTGATACGATTATGTTACGGGATATGTCAATGCGAACAGCACTCCACTATGCTGCCGTCGATGGCAATATCCACATGTTCACAGACCTTCTTAATGCAGGGCTACAACCGAGGACTGTCACTGTGGATAAAGTATCCGTGTTGCATATAGCTGCATACAACGGCAACATTAACTTAGTCAGATACTTAAAGAGGAACCATTCAGAAATCTTTCCACTGAAAGACGATCAGGACCGTACAGCTCTACATGCCGCGGCTGCTGGGGGCAATGTTACGGTGTTCATGGAGCTGTCTAGAGCCGAGTTATCACCGACGTCGGTAACTAAATCTGGTGCTACCTCCTTACACCTCGCTGCTTATACGGGAAAAATAGAACTCCTAAAAGAAATCATCGACAAGTTCTCTCACATTGTACCTCTCGTTGATAATCAAGGAAATACAGCTATGCATTTTGCAGCCGCAGGTGgacatgtcaatatattaccGCAATTAACAAAGGCAGGACTTTCTCCAACATCTGTAACCAATGAAGGGAGCACCATTCTTCACCTTGCTGTTGGAAGTGGTCGAGTTGAAATGGTGACTCACGTCATCAATAATATAACGGAAATCATTCCAACCGTGAATAAGTATGGAGAAACGGTGATGCATCACGCGGCAGCGGCAGGAACAGTATACGTCTTCCACAAACTGACACAAGCCGATCTTTCCCCGGAAGGAAAGACGAGAGACGGGCTAAGTGTTTTACATGTAGCTTCATTCAGTGGAAAGTTAGAATTAGTCCGACACATCATCAGCAATATCGCAAACGTCGTATCAGTGTCAGACGATTCACACTGGACTGCATTGCATTCAGCTTCGGCAGGCGGACACGTCAATACATTCGCCGAACTGGTTCGTTCAGGATTTTCGCCAAAATCGGTCACTTCCGATGAGTCCACTGTATTGCATTTAGCTGCATTCAACGGAAATGCTGACTTGTCAATGTATATCAAAAGTAACATACCCAATATTGTTCAGGCTTTGGATAGCGAAGGATGGAATGCTTTGCATGCAGCTGCTTCATCTGGTAGCTTAGACACATACAAGGAACTTGTACAAGCTGGACTATCCCCTACGACCTCTACTAAAGGCGGCAGCTCAGTTTTACATATATCAGCTTATTACGGACACGCGGATCTAgttaaatatatcatcaaaacGACACCGCAATTGGTTTCGCTGGTTGACAAAGCTGGTCGTACAGCATTGCATGATGCTGCGGCCTCCGGAAACATGGATGTGTATAATGAACTGATAAATGCTGGATTGTCACCAACGGATTCCCCTCATGACGGAACAACAGTATTACATATTGCTGCAGAAAACTGCCACTCTGATCTGGCGAGGCATATCATCATAAAAACACCAGATATCGTCTTGTACATGGATCGCACAGGTAAAACAGCACTTCACGCGGCTGCTGCTGGTGGTACCTGGGCCCTTTTTAAGAAAGTGTGCCAATTTGGAATTAGTCCTAAATGTACAACCGACAACGGCAGCACTGTCCTTCATATCGCGGCAGAACACGGCAATGTCCCTCTGGTCAAGACCCTTGTCCAAGGTATAAGCGAATTGGTTCAAATCGTTGACGACGAAGGAAGAACGGCCATGCATTTCGCCGCAGCAGGTGGTAACGCTGACGTGTTTGATTTGTTGCTAAAAGCAGGCCTAACTCCGGAACCAGCGCCAAATTCCAGCAACACCGTTTTACATGTAGCTGCATATAGGGCACACATAGACTTAGTTCGATACGTTATTAGGAATCTACCAGAGATGGTTCCTCTTACAGACGAATCAGGATGGACCGCATTACACTACGCCGCCGCAGCTGGGAATATGCAGGTTTTCTTCATTCTACTCAAAGCTGGTCTGTCTCCAAGACATGTCACACACGACGGTAGTACTGTTCTCCACAAGGCAGCATTCTGTGGAAACCTCGAACTTGTCGAATTTATTCTTGAAGTTGTACCTGCAATAATCCCCAAGAGCGATTCTTCAAACTGGACTGCGATTCATTCTGCTTCGGCTGGAGGAAGCGTTAATATATTTACGACTCTGATTGGGATAGGCTTATCTCCTAGAAAAGTGACTAGCGGTGGAAGTACAGTTCTACACATAGCAGCATATAACGGCAGATTTAATTTGGTAGAGTTCATCATTGATCATATTCAGGACATCATACATCTTATTGACGAGTCTGGAAAATCTGGTTTGCATTATGCAGCCGCTGGTGGCAATGTAAAAGTGTTCAACGAATTGGTTCATGCCGGACTTTCTCCACAGGCTACAACTAAAGACGGTAGTACGGTACTGCATATAGCTGCAACAAATAGCCGGAAAGAATTGGTGCAATACATTATCGAAAATAATCCCATTTTAATTCCCCAAGAGGACGCATCAGGTTGGAACGCTTTGCATGCTGCTGCTGCTGTGGGCTGTATCGAGGTCGTCTCACTTCTGATTGAGGCTGGAATGTCTCCTGGCGTCCCAACACAAATAGGACGGACAATCCTTCATGTGGCCGCCTATAAAAGTCAAATCTTGCTAGTAAGGCACATCGTCAAACATTACAAGGACATTATTCATATCACCGACAACACTGGGAATACGGCAATGCATTCGGCGGCGGCTGGGGGGAACGTTGGTGTGTTTATAGAACTGATCCATGCGGGTATTCCTCCCCAAGCCACCACCCAAGACGGAAGCACACTTTTACATATAGCAGCCAACAATGGGAAGACTGATATCGCTCGctacattatacaatacataaaggaCATTGTTCCGGTTACAAACGATACAGGTAGGTCTGCATTGCACTGTGCAGCATCAGGAAGGAATACCGCAGTCTTTGACGATCTCGTTCGAGCAGGGTTATCTCCCAGTGACAAGACAAAGGCTGGGAAGACAGTATTGCATGAAGCAGCATACTCCGGGAAGCCTGATTTCATCAGAAGAATTGCCAAGAAGTTTCCTAAAATTCTACAAATAACTGACGAATCAGGGCGAACTGCCTTGCACTATGTCGCAGCAGGCGGAAATGTTGAAGCGTTTAATGCTCTGGTCATGGCTGGTTTGTCAGCGGGTGACATTACGAAAGACGGTAGTTCTGTGCTTCACATTGCTTCATTCAACGGAAACTTGGAACTTGTAATACATATTGTAGACaacattttagaaataattcCGATGATTGACTCTAGTGGAAAAACTGCTCTTCATCACGCAGCTGCTGGTGGAAATGTAGAAGTATTCGTCGAACTTCTACAGGCTGGCTTGTCTCCGAAAACCACCACAAATGATGGAAGCACCGTCCTTCATATTGCTTCCTATAATGGTAAACTAGATCTTGTACAATACATCATTCGAGCTACAAGTGATGTTCTACCTCTGGCGGACGAGTCGGGGCGAACTGCACTGCATTACGCCGCCGCTGGTGGTAACGTGGATGTATTTATTGAGCTTGTAGAAGCTGGTCTATCGCCCAGTTCGAAGACATCCAGTGGAAGCACCGTCCTTCATCTAGCGGCAGCTACAGCACAGTTGAACTTGGTAGAACACATTCTCACTACAAATCAAAATTTCATCTATTCTACCGACAGCCAAGGCAGAACAGCACTTCATGTAGCTGCCGGTAAAAATGGGTCGTCGGAGGTTTTTGACTCTCTTGTCAAAGAAGGGTTGTCTCCCATGTTGAAAGACAAACATGGTAACACACCGCTTGATCTGGCCAATACTCTTATCCACCAACACGTAAAGAAAAACCATGCAGAATTCCATGCCTCCTATCAAAGAATCAAGACTCCAAGACCGGAGGATTCAGTTGACGAACAAGAAAAAATGTCACCTGcgaaggaaaaaaacaaaaaccaaaaatctAAAGCGTGTGTAAttcaatga